One stretch of Sebastes umbrosus isolate fSebUmb1 chromosome 5, fSebUmb1.pri, whole genome shotgun sequence DNA includes these proteins:
- the nexn gene encoding nexilin isoform X1, with translation MTEVAQVAAVVAHDMDDVTNMSDAENKEDDTTHEEDDVAVDEDDAAEEKSVETSQVEDEESRHMDEGESNETEKKTRVNGVDHEEDDDSKMKSSETVNGVKQDTETKEDEELDTNEDQSMSNMSDMALKKERLMRSRKPVARSYVPKLNKDKGDVTGKFEAMQKAREERSRQRNTDEQQKRKDQYVKEREWSRRKQQIKELLASSDEEEEVKPAKVEKSYVPKITGSVKGKFAEMEKQRQEGGRKKMEGERRRRETQDNMEKAKIKKELAQKAAEEGDDTILVRVVPAKSSRPPGRIKVNFEDMEKNREEEVQKKAEEEKKRRYDENKRSFRDSKRRSVVEQDEEEKPSESAQVTPGKLKMTFEELEKDRQEHRKKQAEEEAKRRLLDEKKAFEEARLGMGEDEEDTEPAQEDKEDYRPGKLRLSFEEVERQRVEKERKKAEEEYKRRMEEERRAFAEARKSMLVDEDDEVLMALLNLEGSKPGKICASFEDLKHKRREEEQKKAEEEAKKRLEEEKRLFAEARKSMSPGLDQEKSAYGDETVLDDEGEMVKSESQEALHPRKLEMNFEELLKEKEEAERTRKAEERKKKMEREKQEYEQLRQEMGEDEVNESTDVVSKEYEELTKLKRTGSIQAKNLKSKFEKIKQLTEEEIQKKIEMERARRKAVDDEIKEREAERFLEENEEGESTTVRPEESPFKQKVDMKARFQQMAKAREDEEKRRIEEQKLQRMQFEQQEIDAALQKKKDDDVEDEGSIINGSAAYEDEEDHARSGAPWFKKPLKNQSVVDSEPVRFTVKITGEPKPEVTWWFEGEMLQDCEDYQYIERGETSCLYLPETFPEDEGEYMCKAVNSRGTAASTCILTIESKTTLV, from the exons ATGACTGAGGTGGCGCAGGTCGCAGCCGTGGTCGCCCACGACATGGATGATGTCACAAACATGAGCGATGCGGAAAACAAGGAAGATGATACGACACATGAGGAAGATGATGTGGCTGTTGATGAGGACGACGCAGCCGAGGAGAAAAGTGTGGAGACGTCACAGGTAGAAGACGAAGAGTCTCGCCACATGGATGAGGGAGAAAGTAATGAGACTGAAAAGAAGACGCGCGTGAACGGCGTGGATCACGAAGAAGACGACGACTCGAAAATGAAAAGCTCAGAAACTGTTAATGGTGTAAAAcaggacacagagacaaaggAGGATGAAGAACTGGACACAAATGAAGACCAGAGTATGTCTAATATGTCTGATATGGCTCTTAAGAAAGAG agaCTCATGCGATCCAGGAAGCCGGTGGCCAGAAGCTACGTGCCgaagctgaacaaagacaaggGCGATGTGACGGGCAAGTTCGAGGCCATGCAGAAGGCCCGGGAGGAGCGCAGCAGGCAGAGGAACACGGACGAGCAGCAGAAGAGGAAGGATCAGTACGTCAAGGAGAGAGAGTGGAGCCGCAGGAAGCAGCAG ATAAAAGAACTGCTCGCTTCCAGcgatgaggaagaagaggtgaAGCCAGCAAAGGTAGAAAAATCCTACGTCCCCAAAATCACag GTAGTGTGAAGGGGAagtttgcagaaatggaaaagCAAAGACAAGAGGGGGGAAGGAAGAAgatggaaggagagaggaggaggagggaaaccCAGGACAACATGGAAAAAGCCAAAATAAAGAAGGAATTGGCCCAGAAAGCAGCTGAG GAGGGAGACGACACAATCCTGGTACGGGTGGTTCCAGCGAAGTCATCACGACCTCCGGGCAGAATCAAGGTGAACTTTGAAGACATGGAGAAGAATCGAGAGGAAGAAGTGCAGAAGAAGgctgaggaagagaagaagagacggTATGATGAGAACAAACGCTCTTTCAGGGATTCCAAGCGACGCTCCGTTGTTGAACAG GATGAAGAAGAGAAACCTTCAGAGAGCGCGCAGGTGACTCCTGGAAAGCTGAAGATGACATTTGAGGAGCTGGAGAAGGACAGGCAGGAGCACCGGAagaagcaggcagaggaggaggccaAGCGCCGCCTGCTAGATGAGAAGAAAGCTTTCGAGGAGGCCAGGCTGGGAATG ggagaagatgaggaggacACTGAGCCAGCTCAGGAAGACAAGGAGGATTACCGACCTGGGAAACTGAGGCTGAGCTTTGAGGAGGTGGAGCGGCAGCGGGTAGAAAAAGAGCGCAAGAAAGCAGAGGAGGAGTACAAGAGAcgaatggaggaggagaggagagctttCGCTGAAGCCAGGAAGAGCATG CTGGtagatgaggatgatgaggtgTTGATGGCCTTACTGAACCTGGAGGGCAGTAAGCCCGGGAAGATCTGCGCCAGTTTTGAGGATCTGAAAcacaagagaagagaggaggagcagaaaaaggcagaggaggaggccaAGAAGagactggaggaggagaagaggctCTTTGCTGAGGCCCGCAAGAGCATG aGCCCTGGCCTGGATCAGGAAAAGTCTGCATATGGAGATGAAACA GTACTTGATGATGAAGGGGAGATGGTGAAGAGTGAATCTCAGGAAGCGCTGCACCCGAGAAAGCTGGAGATGAACTTTGAAGAGCTgctgaaagagaaggaggaagctGAGAGGACACGCAAGGCGGAGGAACGCAAGAAGAAAATGGAGCGGGAGAAGCAGGAGTATGAACAACTCAGACAAGAGATGGGCGAG GATGAAGTGAATGAAAGCACAGATGTTGTAAGCAAAGAGTACGAAGAACTGACCAAGCTCAAGAGGACCGGCTCCATCCAGGCCAAGAACCTCAAGTCCAAATTTGAGAAGATCAAGCAGCTGACTGAAGAGGAAATTCAGAAAAAGATTGAGATGGAGAGAGCGCGGAGGAAGGCCGTTGATGATGAAATTAAAGAGAGAGAAGCTGAGAGGTTCCTGGAG GAGAATGAGGAAGGAGAATCAACTACAGTGAGGCCTGAGGAGTCGCCATTCAAACAGAAGGTGGATATGAAAGCCCGATTTCAACAAATGGCCAAAGCCAGAGAGGacgaggagaagaggaggatagAGGAGCAGAAGCTGCAGAGGATGCAGTTTGAGCAGCAAGAGATTGATGCTGCCCTCCAAAAG AAGAAGGATGATGATGTGGAGGACGAGGGCAGCATCATCAACGGCTCTGCAGCCTATGAAGATGAGGAGGATCATGCCAGATCGGGGGCTCCGTGGTTTAAAAAGCCCCTTAAAAACCAATCAGTGGTGGACTCGGAGCCTGTTCGGTTCACCGTCAAGATCACCGGGGAGCCCAAGCCGGAGGTGACCTGGTGGTTTGAGGGAGAGATGCTCCAGGACTGTGAGGACTATCAGTAtatagagagaggagagacgtcCTGCCTCTACCTGCCGGAGACCTTCCCAGAGGACGAGGGCGAGTACATGTGCAAGGCTGTGAACAGCAGAGGCACAGCAGCAAGCACCTGCATCCTCACAATAGAAAGTAAGACCACCTTGGTGTGA
- the nexn gene encoding nexilin isoform X2, with amino-acid sequence MTEVAQVAAVVAHDMDDVTNMSDAENKEDDTTHEEDDVAVDEDDAAEEKSVETSQVEDEESRHMDEGESNETEKKTRVNGVDHEEDDDSKMKSSETVNGVKQDTETKEDEELDTNEDQSMSNMSDMALKKERLMRSRKPVARSYVPKLNKDKGDVTGKFEAMQKAREERSRQRNTDEQQKRKDQYVKEREWSRRKQQIKELLASSDEEEEVKPAKVEKSYVPKITGSVKGKFAEMEKQRQEGGRKKMEGERRRRETQDNMEKAKIKKELAQKAAEEGDDTILVRVVPAKSSRPPGRIKVNFEDMEKNREEEVQKKAEEEKKRRYDENKRSFRDSKRRSVVEQDEEEKPSESAQVTPGKLKMTFEELEKDRQEHRKKQAEEEAKRRLLDEKKAFEEARLGMGEDEEDTEPAQEDKEDYRPGKLRLSFEEVERQRVEKERKKAEEEYKRRMEEERRAFAEARKSMLVDEDDEVLMALLNLEGSKPGKICASFEDLKHKRREEEQKKAEEEAKKRLEEEKRLFAEARKSMSPGLDQEKSAYGDETVLDDEGEMVKSESQEALHPRKLEMNFEELLKEKEEAERTRKAEERKKKMEREKQEYEQLRQEMGEDEVNESTDVVSKEYEELTKLKRTGSIQAKNLKSKFEKIKQLTEEEIQKKIEMERARRKAVDDEIKEREAERFLEENEEGESTTVRPEESPFKQKVDMKARFQQMAKAREDEEKRRIEEQKLQRMQFEQQEIDAALQKKKDDDVEDEGSIINGSAAYEDEEDHARSGAPWFKKPLKNQSVVDSEPVRFTVKITGEPKPEVTWWFEGEMLQDCEDYQYIERGETSCLYLPETFPEDEGEYMCKAVNSRGTAASTCILTIETYDY; translated from the exons ATGACTGAGGTGGCGCAGGTCGCAGCCGTGGTCGCCCACGACATGGATGATGTCACAAACATGAGCGATGCGGAAAACAAGGAAGATGATACGACACATGAGGAAGATGATGTGGCTGTTGATGAGGACGACGCAGCCGAGGAGAAAAGTGTGGAGACGTCACAGGTAGAAGACGAAGAGTCTCGCCACATGGATGAGGGAGAAAGTAATGAGACTGAAAAGAAGACGCGCGTGAACGGCGTGGATCACGAAGAAGACGACGACTCGAAAATGAAAAGCTCAGAAACTGTTAATGGTGTAAAAcaggacacagagacaaaggAGGATGAAGAACTGGACACAAATGAAGACCAGAGTATGTCTAATATGTCTGATATGGCTCTTAAGAAAGAG agaCTCATGCGATCCAGGAAGCCGGTGGCCAGAAGCTACGTGCCgaagctgaacaaagacaaggGCGATGTGACGGGCAAGTTCGAGGCCATGCAGAAGGCCCGGGAGGAGCGCAGCAGGCAGAGGAACACGGACGAGCAGCAGAAGAGGAAGGATCAGTACGTCAAGGAGAGAGAGTGGAGCCGCAGGAAGCAGCAG ATAAAAGAACTGCTCGCTTCCAGcgatgaggaagaagaggtgaAGCCAGCAAAGGTAGAAAAATCCTACGTCCCCAAAATCACag GTAGTGTGAAGGGGAagtttgcagaaatggaaaagCAAAGACAAGAGGGGGGAAGGAAGAAgatggaaggagagaggaggaggagggaaaccCAGGACAACATGGAAAAAGCCAAAATAAAGAAGGAATTGGCCCAGAAAGCAGCTGAG GAGGGAGACGACACAATCCTGGTACGGGTGGTTCCAGCGAAGTCATCACGACCTCCGGGCAGAATCAAGGTGAACTTTGAAGACATGGAGAAGAATCGAGAGGAAGAAGTGCAGAAGAAGgctgaggaagagaagaagagacggTATGATGAGAACAAACGCTCTTTCAGGGATTCCAAGCGACGCTCCGTTGTTGAACAG GATGAAGAAGAGAAACCTTCAGAGAGCGCGCAGGTGACTCCTGGAAAGCTGAAGATGACATTTGAGGAGCTGGAGAAGGACAGGCAGGAGCACCGGAagaagcaggcagaggaggaggccaAGCGCCGCCTGCTAGATGAGAAGAAAGCTTTCGAGGAGGCCAGGCTGGGAATG ggagaagatgaggaggacACTGAGCCAGCTCAGGAAGACAAGGAGGATTACCGACCTGGGAAACTGAGGCTGAGCTTTGAGGAGGTGGAGCGGCAGCGGGTAGAAAAAGAGCGCAAGAAAGCAGAGGAGGAGTACAAGAGAcgaatggaggaggagaggagagctttCGCTGAAGCCAGGAAGAGCATG CTGGtagatgaggatgatgaggtgTTGATGGCCTTACTGAACCTGGAGGGCAGTAAGCCCGGGAAGATCTGCGCCAGTTTTGAGGATCTGAAAcacaagagaagagaggaggagcagaaaaaggcagaggaggaggccaAGAAGagactggaggaggagaagaggctCTTTGCTGAGGCCCGCAAGAGCATG aGCCCTGGCCTGGATCAGGAAAAGTCTGCATATGGAGATGAAACA GTACTTGATGATGAAGGGGAGATGGTGAAGAGTGAATCTCAGGAAGCGCTGCACCCGAGAAAGCTGGAGATGAACTTTGAAGAGCTgctgaaagagaaggaggaagctGAGAGGACACGCAAGGCGGAGGAACGCAAGAAGAAAATGGAGCGGGAGAAGCAGGAGTATGAACAACTCAGACAAGAGATGGGCGAG GATGAAGTGAATGAAAGCACAGATGTTGTAAGCAAAGAGTACGAAGAACTGACCAAGCTCAAGAGGACCGGCTCCATCCAGGCCAAGAACCTCAAGTCCAAATTTGAGAAGATCAAGCAGCTGACTGAAGAGGAAATTCAGAAAAAGATTGAGATGGAGAGAGCGCGGAGGAAGGCCGTTGATGATGAAATTAAAGAGAGAGAAGCTGAGAGGTTCCTGGAG GAGAATGAGGAAGGAGAATCAACTACAGTGAGGCCTGAGGAGTCGCCATTCAAACAGAAGGTGGATATGAAAGCCCGATTTCAACAAATGGCCAAAGCCAGAGAGGacgaggagaagaggaggatagAGGAGCAGAAGCTGCAGAGGATGCAGTTTGAGCAGCAAGAGATTGATGCTGCCCTCCAAAAG AAGAAGGATGATGATGTGGAGGACGAGGGCAGCATCATCAACGGCTCTGCAGCCTATGAAGATGAGGAGGATCATGCCAGATCGGGGGCTCCGTGGTTTAAAAAGCCCCTTAAAAACCAATCAGTGGTGGACTCGGAGCCTGTTCGGTTCACCGTCAAGATCACCGGGGAGCCCAAGCCGGAGGTGACCTGGTGGTTTGAGGGAGAGATGCTCCAGGACTGTGAGGACTATCAGTAtatagagagaggagagacgtcCTGCCTCTACCTGCCGGAGACCTTCCCAGAGGACGAGGGCGAGTACATGTGCAAGGCTGTGAACAGCAGAGGCACAGCAGCAAGCACCTGCATCCTCACAATAGAAA CTTATGACTACTGA
- the nexn gene encoding nexilin isoform X3 has product MTEVAQVAAVVAHDMDDVTNMSDAENKEDDTTHEEDDVAVDEDDAAEEKSVETSQVEDEESRHMDEGESNETEKKTRVNGVDHEEDDDSKMKSSETVNGVKQDTETKEDEELDTNEDQSMSNMSDMALKKERLMRSRKPVARSYVPKLNKDKGDVTGKFEAMQKAREERSRQRNTDEQQKRKDQYVKEREWSRRKQQIKELLASSDEEEEVKPAKVEKSYVPKITGSVKGKFAEMEKQRQEGGRKKMEGERRRRETQDNMEKAKIKKELAQKAAEEGDDTILVRVVPAKSSRPPGRIKVNFEDMEKNREEEVQKKAEEEKKRRYDENKRSFRDSKRRSVVEQDEEEKPSESAQVTPGKLKMTFEELEKDRQEHRKKQAEEEAKRRLLDEKKAFEEARLGMGEDEEDTEPAQEDKEDYRPGKLRLSFEEVERQRVEKERKKAEEEYKRRMEEERRAFAEARKSMLVDEDDEVLMALLNLEGSKPGKICASFEDLKHKRREEEQKKAEEEAKKRLEEEKRLFAEARKSMVLDDEGEMVKSESQEALHPRKLEMNFEELLKEKEEAERTRKAEERKKKMEREKQEYEQLRQEMGEDEVNESTDVVSKEYEELTKLKRTGSIQAKNLKSKFEKIKQLTEEEIQKKIEMERARRKAVDDEIKEREAERFLEENEEGESTTVRPEESPFKQKVDMKARFQQMAKAREDEEKRRIEEQKLQRMQFEQQEIDAALQKKKDDDVEDEGSIINGSAAYEDEEDHARSGAPWFKKPLKNQSVVDSEPVRFTVKITGEPKPEVTWWFEGEMLQDCEDYQYIERGETSCLYLPETFPEDEGEYMCKAVNSRGTAASTCILTIESKTTLV; this is encoded by the exons ATGACTGAGGTGGCGCAGGTCGCAGCCGTGGTCGCCCACGACATGGATGATGTCACAAACATGAGCGATGCGGAAAACAAGGAAGATGATACGACACATGAGGAAGATGATGTGGCTGTTGATGAGGACGACGCAGCCGAGGAGAAAAGTGTGGAGACGTCACAGGTAGAAGACGAAGAGTCTCGCCACATGGATGAGGGAGAAAGTAATGAGACTGAAAAGAAGACGCGCGTGAACGGCGTGGATCACGAAGAAGACGACGACTCGAAAATGAAAAGCTCAGAAACTGTTAATGGTGTAAAAcaggacacagagacaaaggAGGATGAAGAACTGGACACAAATGAAGACCAGAGTATGTCTAATATGTCTGATATGGCTCTTAAGAAAGAG agaCTCATGCGATCCAGGAAGCCGGTGGCCAGAAGCTACGTGCCgaagctgaacaaagacaaggGCGATGTGACGGGCAAGTTCGAGGCCATGCAGAAGGCCCGGGAGGAGCGCAGCAGGCAGAGGAACACGGACGAGCAGCAGAAGAGGAAGGATCAGTACGTCAAGGAGAGAGAGTGGAGCCGCAGGAAGCAGCAG ATAAAAGAACTGCTCGCTTCCAGcgatgaggaagaagaggtgaAGCCAGCAAAGGTAGAAAAATCCTACGTCCCCAAAATCACag GTAGTGTGAAGGGGAagtttgcagaaatggaaaagCAAAGACAAGAGGGGGGAAGGAAGAAgatggaaggagagaggaggaggagggaaaccCAGGACAACATGGAAAAAGCCAAAATAAAGAAGGAATTGGCCCAGAAAGCAGCTGAG GAGGGAGACGACACAATCCTGGTACGGGTGGTTCCAGCGAAGTCATCACGACCTCCGGGCAGAATCAAGGTGAACTTTGAAGACATGGAGAAGAATCGAGAGGAAGAAGTGCAGAAGAAGgctgaggaagagaagaagagacggTATGATGAGAACAAACGCTCTTTCAGGGATTCCAAGCGACGCTCCGTTGTTGAACAG GATGAAGAAGAGAAACCTTCAGAGAGCGCGCAGGTGACTCCTGGAAAGCTGAAGATGACATTTGAGGAGCTGGAGAAGGACAGGCAGGAGCACCGGAagaagcaggcagaggaggaggccaAGCGCCGCCTGCTAGATGAGAAGAAAGCTTTCGAGGAGGCCAGGCTGGGAATG ggagaagatgaggaggacACTGAGCCAGCTCAGGAAGACAAGGAGGATTACCGACCTGGGAAACTGAGGCTGAGCTTTGAGGAGGTGGAGCGGCAGCGGGTAGAAAAAGAGCGCAAGAAAGCAGAGGAGGAGTACAAGAGAcgaatggaggaggagaggagagctttCGCTGAAGCCAGGAAGAGCATG CTGGtagatgaggatgatgaggtgTTGATGGCCTTACTGAACCTGGAGGGCAGTAAGCCCGGGAAGATCTGCGCCAGTTTTGAGGATCTGAAAcacaagagaagagaggaggagcagaaaaaggcagaggaggaggccaAGAAGagactggaggaggagaagaggctCTTTGCTGAGGCCCGCAAGAGCATG GTACTTGATGATGAAGGGGAGATGGTGAAGAGTGAATCTCAGGAAGCGCTGCACCCGAGAAAGCTGGAGATGAACTTTGAAGAGCTgctgaaagagaaggaggaagctGAGAGGACACGCAAGGCGGAGGAACGCAAGAAGAAAATGGAGCGGGAGAAGCAGGAGTATGAACAACTCAGACAAGAGATGGGCGAG GATGAAGTGAATGAAAGCACAGATGTTGTAAGCAAAGAGTACGAAGAACTGACCAAGCTCAAGAGGACCGGCTCCATCCAGGCCAAGAACCTCAAGTCCAAATTTGAGAAGATCAAGCAGCTGACTGAAGAGGAAATTCAGAAAAAGATTGAGATGGAGAGAGCGCGGAGGAAGGCCGTTGATGATGAAATTAAAGAGAGAGAAGCTGAGAGGTTCCTGGAG GAGAATGAGGAAGGAGAATCAACTACAGTGAGGCCTGAGGAGTCGCCATTCAAACAGAAGGTGGATATGAAAGCCCGATTTCAACAAATGGCCAAAGCCAGAGAGGacgaggagaagaggaggatagAGGAGCAGAAGCTGCAGAGGATGCAGTTTGAGCAGCAAGAGATTGATGCTGCCCTCCAAAAG AAGAAGGATGATGATGTGGAGGACGAGGGCAGCATCATCAACGGCTCTGCAGCCTATGAAGATGAGGAGGATCATGCCAGATCGGGGGCTCCGTGGTTTAAAAAGCCCCTTAAAAACCAATCAGTGGTGGACTCGGAGCCTGTTCGGTTCACCGTCAAGATCACCGGGGAGCCCAAGCCGGAGGTGACCTGGTGGTTTGAGGGAGAGATGCTCCAGGACTGTGAGGACTATCAGTAtatagagagaggagagacgtcCTGCCTCTACCTGCCGGAGACCTTCCCAGAGGACGAGGGCGAGTACATGTGCAAGGCTGTGAACAGCAGAGGCACAGCAGCAAGCACCTGCATCCTCACAATAGAAAGTAAGACCACCTTGGTGTGA